In Flavobacterium sp. CS20, a single window of DNA contains:
- a CDS encoding T9SS type B sorting domain-containing protein encodes MSSNTFSDQQLVEDVLFGTNCVDNINVTNTVSGNFSNGELSYGYFDANNANFPFDNGIVLTTGRLSNVPGPNNSLSDDDAANWSGDQDLENILGISNTINATIFEFSFVPQANSISFRYLFASEEYRENNSSTCDFSDAFAFLIRPVGGQFQNLALVPGTNTPVQVTTVRPEIPGACDAINEEFFGQFNDVNAPINFNGQTAILTAESDVIAGQTYEIKLVIADETNFRYDSAVFIEGNSFNIGVDLGQDQTLCQGETLNLQVENDEVTAIRWFFDGQLINDTDDNITVSEANFGAGQYSVEADLTSGCTAIDEVQISFDQMSLPQDLSLNTCVDANGFGVFNLFDVSNQIDNSLQILNFYLTQNEAELGINPIQNPNTFENTTSNQNVFVRVLNANNCTAVASVQLSGNSQVFDEITFTVCPVQETSPTSFTNQAIQNQVLSVLGIQAQNIELYFSENDAINQTNSINTGFIEIETELLPLTIFARVEADNYCLGLVPVVLQKIDAPIFSNVESEFLICENSDDNVTLDASIVNTQGETFYEWNLGETTESIQVNEAGSFSVEVTSVQMIDGLEVVCTNTKNFSVNASSLPEVSFTQTGFAGNGQVIINAQGSGDYEFALNDSGFTDSNTFDIYQIENTIIVRDKNGCGEVTLNFIALQIPDFFTPNNDGINDFWQIKGIRQSENDVKNIFIFDRYGKLLDNISPLLIGWDGTYNGKTMPSQDYWYKIEMNSGQSVSGHFTLKR; translated from the coding sequence GTGAGTTCTAACACATTTTCAGATCAACAACTTGTTGAAGACGTGTTGTTTGGCACTAATTGTGTTGATAACATCAATGTGACTAACACGGTTTCTGGCAATTTTTCAAACGGTGAATTGAGTTATGGATATTTTGATGCCAACAACGCTAACTTTCCTTTTGACAACGGCATTGTTTTAACCACTGGTCGGTTAAGCAACGTGCCTGGACCAAATAATTCCCTAAGTGATGATGATGCTGCCAATTGGTCTGGCGATCAAGATTTAGAAAATATTCTCGGTATCAGCAATACCATCAATGCTACAATTTTTGAATTTTCGTTTGTACCACAAGCCAATAGCATCAGTTTTCGATATCTATTTGCTTCCGAAGAATATCGAGAAAACAACTCTTCAACTTGTGATTTTTCTGACGCCTTTGCTTTTTTGATCCGACCTGTTGGTGGACAGTTTCAAAATTTAGCACTTGTGCCTGGCACTAACACTCCTGTTCAAGTGACCACAGTTAGACCTGAAATTCCGGGTGCTTGTGATGCGATTAATGAAGAATTTTTTGGACAGTTTAATGATGTAAATGCTCCGATAAACTTTAATGGACAAACGGCAATTTTAACCGCTGAAAGTGATGTTATAGCTGGTCAAACCTATGAAATCAAATTAGTGATTGCTGACGAAACTAACTTTAGATATGATTCTGCCGTTTTTATAGAAGGAAACAGTTTTAATATTGGCGTAGATTTGGGTCAAGACCAAACCCTTTGCCAAGGCGAAACCTTAAATCTTCAGGTAGAAAATGATGAAGTTACAGCGATTAGGTGGTTTTTTGACGGTCAATTGATTAATGATACCGATGACAATATCACAGTTTCTGAAGCTAATTTTGGTGCAGGTCAATACAGTGTTGAAGCTGATTTAACAAGTGGATGCACGGCTATTGATGAAGTTCAAATCAGTTTTGATCAAATGAGTTTACCACAAGATTTAAGTCTCAATACTTGTGTTGATGCTAATGGATTTGGAGTCTTTAACTTATTTGACGTGAGTAATCAAATAGATAACAGTTTGCAAATTTTAAATTTTTATTTAACCCAAAACGAAGCTGAATTAGGCATCAATCCTATTCAAAATCCTAATACATTTGAAAATACAACGTCTAACCAAAATGTTTTTGTTCGTGTCTTGAACGCTAATAATTGCACTGCTGTAGCAAGTGTTCAGTTGAGTGGAAACAGTCAAGTTTTTGATGAAATTACGTTTACAGTTTGTCCTGTCCAAGAAACCAGTCCGACGTCTTTTACCAATCAAGCCATTCAAAATCAAGTTTTAAGTGTTCTTGGAATTCAAGCTCAAAATATAGAGTTATATTTTTCAGAAAACGATGCCATCAATCAAACCAATTCAATTAACACAGGTTTTATAGAAATAGAAACTGAACTTTTGCCTTTAACAATTTTTGCTCGTGTAGAAGCTGACAATTATTGTTTAGGTCTTGTTCCTGTTGTTCTTCAAAAAATTGATGCTCCTATTTTTAGTAATGTTGAATCTGAATTTTTAATTTGTGAAAATTCTGATGACAATGTAACGCTTGATGCCAGCATAGTGAACACGCAAGGCGAAACATTCTATGAATGGAATCTTGGTGAAACCACAGAAAGTATTCAGGTGAATGAAGCAGGAAGTTTTAGTGTTGAGGTCACAAGTGTTCAAATGATCGATGGTCTTGAAGTGGTTTGCACAAACACTAAAAATTTTAGTGTAAATGCTTCAAGCTTACCTGAAGTGAGTTTTACTCAAACTGGTTTTGCGGGAAATGGACAAGTTATAATCAATGCCCAAGGCAGTGGTGACTATGAATTTGCGTTAAATGATAGTGGTTTTACAGACTCCAATACTTTTGATATTTATCAAATTGAAAACACCATTATTGTCAGAGATAAAAATGGCTGTGGTGAAGTAACATTAAATTTTATTGCACTTCAAATCCCTGATTTCTTTACACCAAATAATGATGGGATTAATGATTTTTGGCAAATCAAAGGCATCAGACAAAGTGAAAACGACGTCAAAAATATTTTTATTTTTGACAGGTATGGCAAATTGCTGGATAATATTTCACCTTTACTGATTGGTTGGGATGGCACGTATAATGGCAAAACAATGCCGTCACAAGATTATTGGTATAAAATTGAAATGAATTCTGGACAAAGTGTTTCAGGGCATTTTACTTTAAAACGTTGA
- the coaD gene encoding pantetheine-phosphate adenylyltransferase has protein sequence MKRAVFPGSFDPLTIGHYDIICRGMTLFDEIILAIGVNANKKYMFSLEQRKQFLIDTFKDEPKIKVDTYSGLTVDYCIENEADFILRGLRNPADFEFEKAIAHTNRKLQKIETVFLLTSSGKSYISSSIVRDVIRNGGDYTVLVPDSVRV, from the coding sequence ATGAAACGTGCGGTTTTTCCTGGTTCTTTTGATCCTTTAACGATAGGGCATTACGATATTATTTGTCGTGGAATGACCTTGTTTGATGAAATTATCTTAGCTATTGGCGTGAATGCCAACAAAAAATATATGTTTAGCTTAGAACAACGCAAGCAGTTTTTGATAGATACTTTTAAAGATGAACCCAAAATAAAAGTCGATACTTATTCAGGACTAACCGTTGATTATTGTATTGAAAATGAAGCTGATTTTATCTTAAGAGGTTTGCGTAATCCCGCTGATTTTGAGTTTGAAAAAGCTATTGCACACACCAACAGAAAATTACAAAAAATAGAAACCGTTTTCTTGCTAACTTCAAGTGGCAAAAGCTATATCTCGTCTTCAATTGTGAGAGATGTCATCAGAAATGGTGGCGATTATACCGTTTTGGTACCAGATAGCGTTAGGGTTTAA
- a CDS encoding D-alanine--D-alanine ligase — protein sequence MKKTIAIAMGGYTSECDVSIQSGENVYEHLKNDYNVYQAHILKDNWYVWHDAQKYPIDKSDFSVVIDGQKITFDVVFNTIHGTPGEDGLIQGYLQNLNIKQTVAEYYNATLTYNKRDCISVLKAYGIPTAENYFYNQGDVIDADDIIKKVGLPCFVKANRAGSSFGITKVKTKDEIPQAINHALKEDDEVIIESFLDGREVSVGVINYQGEVKALPVTEIISENEFFDFEAKYYGKSQEITPANLTENETQSVQNLAVKIFKILKMKGLTRSEFIFHNGQPHFLEINACPGLTKASILPQQAKATGISLSALFSNAIEMA from the coding sequence ATGAAAAAAACCATCGCCATCGCTATGGGTGGCTACACCAGTGAATGTGATGTTTCCATACAAAGTGGAGAAAATGTTTATGAGCATCTAAAAAACGATTATAATGTTTACCAAGCTCATATTTTAAAAGACAATTGGTATGTTTGGCACGACGCCCAAAAATATCCCATTGACAAATCCGATTTTTCTGTTGTAATCGATGGACAAAAAATCACCTTTGATGTCGTGTTTAATACCATTCACGGCACGCCAGGCGAAGATGGTTTGATACAAGGTTATCTTCAAAATTTAAACATCAAACAAACGGTCGCTGAATATTACAATGCGACTTTAACCTATAACAAAAGAGACTGCATCAGTGTTTTAAAAGCCTATGGCATACCAACTGCCGAAAATTATTTTTATAATCAAGGTGATGTTATTGATGCTGATGATATCATCAAAAAAGTAGGTTTGCCTTGTTTTGTCAAAGCCAATCGGGCTGGTAGTAGTTTTGGAATTACTAAAGTTAAAACCAAAGACGAAATCCCACAAGCGATAAATCACGCTTTAAAAGAAGACGACGAAGTGATTATTGAATCCTTTCTCGATGGTCGAGAAGTTTCCGTTGGGGTGATAAATTATCAAGGAGAAGTTAAGGCTTTGCCTGTTACAGAAATTATTTCAGAAAATGAATTCTTTGATTTTGAAGCTAAATATTATGGCAAATCTCAAGAAATCACACCAGCCAATTTAACAGAAAATGAAACCCAATCTGTTCAAAATTTAGCGGTTAAAATTTTTAAAATATTAAAGATGAAAGGTTTGACACGTTCAGAATTTATTTTTCACAATGGTCAACCGCATTTTTTAGAAATCAACGCCTGTCCAGGTTTGACCAAAGCCAGTATTTTACCTCAACAAGCTAAAGCTACTGGCATTTCTTTATCGGCTCTTTTTAGTAATGCTATTGAGATGGCTTAG